In Burkholderia pyrrocinia, the following proteins share a genomic window:
- a CDS encoding efflux RND transporter permease subunit: MVDFFIERPVFASSIAIIMVLAGLIAWFNLPVERFPQITPPQVLVKSTYTGASAQVVADTVTTPLEAQINGVEGMSYISSVSANDGSSTITVTFDVGYDINIGAVDVQNRVSQATAQLPGIVTQTGITIQKQNPNFVLAVNLYSPDRSIDPVTLSNFAYLQVVDSLKRLPGVSDVTIFGERRYSMRIWLDPDKLAALGMTATDVRNAILEQNVQVAAGKFGEAPSPPGTTFQYQINTQGQLADQRQFGDIVLRSGTTNDATVHLRDVARTDLGAQQYTSSASVNENPAVLLAVFQLPTANALDLDKRVKTTMQTLARRFPKGMAWGITYDTTMFVSASMIEVMKTLGFALLLVLGVVYLFLQSWRTTVIPMIAIPVALIGTLAIMLILHFSLNTVSMLGMVLAIGLVVDDAIVVVENVERQLQSGLAPMAAAKQAMREVTGPIVATSAVLGAVFVPIAFLPGITGRLYNQFALTIAISVMLSAFNSLTLSPALCAVLLRHDERRRFVLFRAFNRGFNWARQRYAGSVRQLIGARWVALALFAGGLGVTYLLYSTIPHAFLPIEDPGYFYVITQLPNGASLQRTEAVVEQTRQILRATPGVANVLSISGLNFVTRATASNSAAQFVILKPWDERGEKQSVANLIATVQPKLARISEAVSLALNPPAISGLGTFGGFDFEIEDQTGRGSIALDEAAKAFLAEARKQPELDARTLLTSFNTSTPQFNFHLDRDKAKLLGLNMNDVFQTMQIYLGSLFVNNVTLFGRNFEVILQADSVARGNRSDLSRLYVRNSAQGMVPLGTLGELQSMVGPETVPRYNVYGAAEITGSAAPGYSSGQAIAAMERAARVLPADFGIDWTGITYQELKAGSVAGIVFALALVFVFLFLSAQYESWSLPFTIILTVPLALFGALGLLWLRRMQVDIYAQIGFVLLIGLAAKNAILIVEFAKRRRAAGLDIVEAVTEAARLRLRPILMTAFAFIFGAVPLMIATGAGAASRRSIGTTVVGGMLAATLLSLAFVPIFYAVIERLREALLERLGHAREHHGQPPPGE, translated from the coding sequence ATGGTCGACTTCTTCATTGAGCGTCCGGTCTTCGCATCGTCGATCGCCATCATCATGGTGCTTGCGGGACTTATTGCCTGGTTCAACCTTCCGGTCGAGCGGTTTCCGCAAATCACGCCGCCTCAGGTTCTCGTCAAGTCGACCTATACGGGCGCAAGCGCACAGGTCGTCGCGGATACCGTGACCACGCCGCTCGAAGCCCAGATCAACGGTGTCGAGGGCATGAGCTACATCTCGTCGGTAAGCGCCAACGACGGCAGTTCGACGATCACGGTCACGTTCGATGTCGGCTATGACATCAATATCGGCGCTGTCGACGTTCAGAACCGGGTATCGCAGGCGACAGCGCAGTTGCCCGGCATCGTCACCCAGACCGGCATCACCATCCAGAAACAGAACCCGAACTTCGTTCTGGCCGTGAACCTCTATTCGCCGGATCGCTCGATCGATCCGGTCACGCTCAGCAACTTCGCCTATCTTCAGGTCGTCGATTCGCTCAAGCGCCTGCCCGGCGTGAGTGACGTCACGATCTTCGGCGAGCGCCGCTATTCGATGCGCATCTGGCTCGATCCGGACAAGCTCGCCGCGCTCGGCATGACAGCGACCGATGTCCGGAATGCGATCCTCGAGCAGAACGTCCAGGTCGCCGCCGGCAAGTTCGGTGAAGCGCCGTCGCCGCCCGGCACGACGTTCCAGTATCAGATCAACACGCAGGGCCAGCTTGCGGACCAGCGGCAATTCGGCGACATCGTGCTGCGCTCGGGCACCACAAACGACGCCACCGTGCATCTGCGCGATGTGGCGCGCACCGATCTGGGCGCGCAGCAATACACGTCGAGTGCATCCGTGAACGAAAACCCGGCGGTGCTGCTCGCCGTTTTCCAGTTGCCGACTGCCAATGCGCTGGATCTCGACAAGCGCGTCAAGACGACGATGCAAACGCTTGCGCGGCGGTTCCCCAAAGGCATGGCGTGGGGAATCACCTACGACACGACCATGTTCGTCTCCGCGTCGATGATCGAAGTGATGAAAACGCTTGGCTTCGCACTCCTGCTCGTGCTCGGCGTGGTGTATCTGTTCCTGCAGAGCTGGCGGACCACCGTGATACCGATGATCGCCATTCCAGTGGCACTCATCGGCACCCTGGCGATCATGCTGATCCTCCATTTTTCGCTGAACACGGTCAGCATGCTCGGCATGGTTCTCGCGATCGGCCTCGTGGTCGACGATGCCATTGTCGTGGTCGAGAACGTGGAGCGCCAGCTCCAGAGTGGGCTTGCGCCCATGGCGGCGGCGAAGCAGGCCATGCGGGAAGTGACAGGGCCGATTGTCGCCACCTCGGCGGTGCTCGGTGCGGTGTTCGTGCCGATTGCCTTCCTGCCGGGCATCACGGGCCGGCTCTACAATCAGTTCGCGCTGACCATCGCGATCTCCGTGATGCTCTCGGCGTTCAATTCGCTGACACTCAGCCCCGCCCTCTGCGCCGTGCTGCTGCGGCATGACGAGCGGCGTCGGTTCGTGCTGTTCCGCGCATTCAACCGGGGCTTCAACTGGGCGCGACAAAGATACGCCGGTTCGGTGCGCCAACTGATCGGCGCGCGCTGGGTCGCACTTGCGCTGTTCGCGGGTGGCCTCGGCGTCACCTATCTGCTTTATTCGACGATTCCGCATGCGTTTCTGCCGATCGAGGACCCGGGCTATTTCTATGTGATTACGCAATTGCCGAACGGTGCGTCGCTGCAACGCACCGAAGCCGTCGTCGAGCAAACGCGCCAGATTCTCCGGGCGACGCCCGGCGTGGCCAATGTGCTGTCCATCAGCGGCCTCAATTTCGTCACGCGGGCCACCGCGTCGAACAGCGCCGCCCAGTTCGTGATCCTGAAGCCGTGGGACGAGCGCGGGGAGAAGCAGAGTGTCGCAAACCTCATTGCGACCGTGCAGCCCAAACTTGCCCGAATTTCCGAGGCCGTATCGCTCGCGTTGAACCCACCGGCCATTTCCGGACTGGGCACCTTCGGCGGCTTCGATTTCGAGATCGAGGATCAGACAGGCCGCGGCAGCATTGCGCTTGACGAGGCGGCCAAGGCCTTTCTCGCCGAGGCGCGCAAACAGCCGGAACTTGACGCGCGCACGCTCCTGACCAGCTTCAACACGTCGACACCGCAATTCAATTTCCATCTCGACCGCGACAAAGCCAAGCTGCTTGGATTGAACATGAACGACGTGTTCCAGACGATGCAGATCTATCTCGGCTCGCTCTTCGTCAACAATGTGACACTGTTCGGCCGCAATTTCGAGGTCATACTTCAGGCGGACAGCGTCGCACGAGGAAACAGAAGCGACCTGTCGCGCCTCTATGTGCGCAATTCCGCGCAAGGCATGGTGCCGCTCGGCACGCTTGGGGAGCTCCAGTCGATGGTTGGCCCCGAGACGGTCCCTCGTTACAACGTGTACGGCGCGGCAGAGATCACCGGCAGCGCAGCGCCCGGCTACAGCTCGGGTCAGGCGATCGCCGCGATGGAGCGCGCCGCCCGCGTGCTGCCCGCGGATTTCGGCATTGACTGGACCGGCATCACCTATCAGGAGCTGAAGGCCGGATCGGTCGCCGGTATCGTGTTCGCGCTCGCGCTCGTCTTCGTGTTCCTTTTCCTGTCGGCGCAGTATGAGAGCTGGTCGTTGCCTTTCACCATCATCCTCACGGTGCCGCTCGCATTGTTCGGCGCGTTGGGGCTGCTCTGGCTGCGCCGCATGCAGGTCGACATCTATGCGCAGATCGGGTTCGTTCTGCTGATCGGACTCGCGGCAAAGAACGCCATCCTCATCGTCGAATTCGCCAAGCGGCGCCGCGCGGCAGGCCTCGATATCGTCGAGGCGGTGACCGAGGCGGCACGCCTGCGTCTGCGCCCGATCCTGATGACGGCCTTCGCTTTCATCTTCGGCGCTGTCCCATTGATGATCGCGACCGGCGCCGGCGCCGCGAGCCGACGATCGATCGGCACCACCGTGGTAGGCGGCATGCTCGCGGCCACACTCCTGTCCCTCGCATTCGTGCCGATCTTCTACGCAGTCATCGAACGGCTGCGGGAAGCGTTGCTCGAGCGACTCGGACACGCGCGCGAGCATCACGGCCAGCCACCGCCCGGGGAATGA
- a CDS encoding TetR/AcrR family transcriptional regulator, with the protein MQRLLDVARRQFLTAGYRETSLEGIAREAGVAKKTLYGRFGSKAGLFATIVDTLRRSWVAELQGLVLESNRPETVLETVALHLLEVGTRPDMIELYRLLLLDAHRVPELIRGYYDKGGGLSGMEPLSDYLREAVAERVLTIEDVTLATEQFVYLVLGGIRTRMLLGAARRPNASARARIARQAVRIFLAGCAT; encoded by the coding sequence TTGCAGCGCCTGCTCGACGTTGCCAGGCGGCAATTCCTGACCGCGGGCTATCGCGAGACGAGCCTGGAAGGCATCGCGCGCGAGGCCGGCGTGGCAAAGAAAACCCTCTATGGCCGATTCGGCAGCAAGGCCGGTTTGTTCGCCACGATCGTCGACACGCTGCGACGCTCATGGGTCGCGGAACTGCAAGGCCTCGTGCTTGAATCGAATCGTCCCGAAACCGTGCTCGAGACTGTCGCGCTCCACCTGCTGGAGGTGGGCACGCGGCCCGACATGATCGAGTTGTACCGCTTGCTGTTGCTCGATGCGCACCGCGTTCCCGAACTGATCCGCGGTTATTACGATAAAGGGGGCGGTCTGAGCGGGATGGAACCGCTCTCCGACTACCTTCGCGAGGCGGTTGCGGAACGCGTGCTGACAATCGAAGACGTTACCCTTGCTACCGAGCAGTTCGTCTATCTGGTGCTCGGCGGCATCCGGACCAGGATGCTGCTTGGGGCCGCCCGGCGCCCCAATGCGTCTGCGCGCGCCCGTATCGCGCGACAAGCCGTGCGTATTTTCTTGGCCGGGTGCGCCACGTAG